In Persicimonas caeni, a single window of DNA contains:
- a CDS encoding PEP/pyruvate-binding domain-containing protein translates to MVETTPAADIDYHYTVRVGASDWPQARVGGKADGLHRLVRHGFTVPRAFCILTDAFERVVARCVKHASSLDELRAQILEAPLPDGLFDEISARMDAIGAPLWAVRSSALEEDTLAHSFAGQQATVLEVETPEEVVQAVRHVWASLYDVQGLLYRNQLKVDLEPRPMAVVVQRMVSPSAAGVMFTQNPVTADPTRLVINAASGLGTTVVGGGAADTYYLEKKTGYVERHEVGSHGADSHGAEEGGVLDSAQLDELAACARRLDELFDHPQDVEWAYAPQSRAEAESGIRGKLFLLQARPITQFGEAQQPSVWTNVNVGEALPGVATPLTWSIIRNFSRRGFEQAFGSLGLTVPEDYELVGSFRGRVYLNLSQFMSVASAIPILSPDTLFEMAGGGGVDLVRGIYESKSPVKFLAKLPVTAVRVVASQLSMPVLAPMWGKYFEVRRDAFFQRDLSRLNHLEFSRQLDGVDSLFDRTGLVMLACSSNFLMSYVVMRELLKLWGGPKAAKSEKELVSALEVDSAAPGLDLLNLGRLARRSRRLRRVISNTPPADVLTELESLRGHDDVDVFMDELDRFRRRHGHRAPREAELATPRWREDTHFLFEVVRSYIRAPHLPTERELQRERERTRKLADQLVGRTFPVGLESVFRALLEFTRSNVKLREFMRARVVDSLDMYRRYFLECGRRLVLQDALRQPEDVFYLRYDELRDWLADVSTADDFATRVLVRRALHDSLAELADPPSTFVLEGSEIVDEDEYRKRRAPESSRSDNSLHRVDELHGLPGSAGKVTGRARVITDPNDDASIEPGEILVAPYTDVGWTPLFLTASGVVMGLGGPLSHSCIVAREYGIPTVVNAHGAVDTINTGDLITVDGDRGVVYIRERSF, encoded by the coding sequence GTGGTCGAAACAACTCCAGCGGCCGATATCGACTACCATTACACGGTGCGCGTCGGGGCGAGCGACTGGCCCCAGGCACGCGTGGGCGGCAAGGCCGACGGGCTGCACAGGCTCGTGCGCCACGGGTTTACGGTGCCGCGCGCCTTCTGCATTCTGACCGACGCCTTCGAGCGGGTGGTCGCCCGCTGCGTCAAACACGCGAGCAGCTTGGACGAGTTGCGCGCGCAGATCTTGGAGGCGCCGCTTCCTGACGGGCTATTCGACGAAATCTCGGCACGCATGGACGCCATCGGCGCCCCACTGTGGGCGGTGCGCTCCTCGGCGCTCGAAGAAGACACTTTGGCGCACAGCTTCGCCGGTCAACAGGCCACGGTGCTCGAGGTCGAGACGCCCGAAGAGGTCGTTCAGGCCGTACGCCATGTGTGGGCCAGCCTCTACGACGTCCAAGGCCTGTTGTACCGAAACCAGCTCAAGGTCGACCTGGAGCCCCGCCCCATGGCGGTCGTCGTCCAGCGCATGGTTTCGCCGAGTGCCGCCGGGGTGATGTTCACCCAAAATCCGGTGACTGCCGATCCGACTCGGCTGGTCATCAACGCCGCCAGCGGGCTGGGCACCACCGTGGTTGGCGGTGGGGCGGCAGACACTTACTACCTCGAGAAAAAGACCGGCTACGTCGAGCGTCATGAAGTCGGCTCACACGGGGCCGACTCGCATGGGGCCGAAGAAGGTGGCGTGCTCGACTCAGCTCAGCTCGACGAACTCGCCGCCTGCGCGCGCCGGCTCGACGAGCTCTTCGACCATCCGCAGGACGTCGAATGGGCGTACGCGCCCCAGTCGCGCGCCGAGGCCGAAAGTGGCATTCGTGGCAAGCTCTTCTTGCTGCAGGCGCGCCCCATCACCCAATTCGGCGAGGCCCAACAGCCGTCGGTGTGGACCAACGTCAACGTCGGAGAGGCGCTTCCGGGGGTGGCCACGCCGCTGACCTGGAGCATCATCCGCAACTTCAGCCGCCGCGGCTTCGAGCAGGCCTTCGGCTCGCTGGGATTGACGGTGCCCGAGGACTACGAGCTGGTGGGCTCGTTTCGCGGCCGGGTGTACCTGAACTTGTCGCAGTTCATGAGCGTGGCCAGCGCCATTCCGATTTTAAGCCCGGACACGCTCTTCGAGATGGCCGGCGGCGGCGGGGTCGACCTGGTGCGCGGCATCTACGAGAGCAAAAGCCCGGTGAAGTTTCTGGCCAAACTGCCGGTCACCGCGGTGCGGGTCGTCGCCTCGCAGCTGTCGATGCCCGTGCTCGCTCCGATGTGGGGCAAGTACTTCGAGGTGCGCCGAGACGCCTTTTTCCAGCGCGACTTGAGCAGGCTCAATCACCTGGAGTTTTCGCGTCAGCTCGACGGGGTCGACAGTCTCTTCGACCGCACCGGGCTAGTCATGTTGGCGTGCAGCTCGAACTTCTTGATGAGCTACGTCGTCATGCGCGAGCTCTTGAAGCTTTGGGGCGGACCCAAAGCGGCCAAGAGTGAAAAGGAGCTGGTGAGCGCGCTCGAGGTCGACAGCGCCGCCCCCGGCCTCGACCTGCTCAACCTGGGTCGGCTGGCGCGCCGCTCGCGCAGGCTTCGCCGGGTCATCAGCAATACGCCGCCGGCCGACGTGCTCACCGAACTCGAAAGCCTTCGTGGCCACGACGACGTCGACGTCTTCATGGATGAGCTCGACCGGTTCCGCCGCCGCCACGGCCACCGTGCCCCGCGCGAGGCCGAGCTGGCCACGCCGCGCTGGCGAGAGGACACCCACTTTTTGTTCGAGGTGGTCCGCAGCTATATCCGCGCGCCGCACCTGCCGACCGAGCGCGAGTTGCAGCGAGAGCGCGAGCGCACCCGCAAGCTCGCCGACCAACTCGTGGGCCGCACCTTTCCGGTCGGCCTCGAGTCGGTCTTTCGCGCGCTGCTCGAGTTTACCCGCTCCAACGTCAAGCTGCGCGAGTTCATGCGCGCCCGAGTGGTCGACAGCCTCGACATGTACCGGCGCTACTTTTTGGAGTGCGGCCGACGCCTGGTGCTCCAAGACGCGCTGCGCCAGCCCGAAGACGTCTTCTACCTGCGCTACGACGAGCTGCGCGACTGGCTCGCCGACGTCAGCACCGCCGACGACTTCGCCACCCGCGTGCTGGTGCGCCGCGCGCTGCACGACTCGCTGGCCGAGCTGGCCGACCCACCGAGCACGTTCGTGCTCGAGGGAAGCGAGATCGTTGACGAAGACGAGTACCGCAAGCGTCGCGCACCCGAATCGAGCCGGTCGGACAACAGTCTGCACCGCGTCGACGAGCTGCACGGTTTGCCCGGAAGCGCCGGCAAAGTGACCGGACGCGCCCGCGTCATCACCGACCCGAACGACGACGCCTCCATCGAGCCGGGCGAAATCTTGGTCGCCCCCTACACCGACGTGGGCTGGACGCCGCTCTTCTTGACCGCCTCGGGCGTCGTCATGGGCCTGGGCGGCCCCCTGAGCCACTCGTGCATCGTCGCCAGAGAGTACGGCATCCCCACCGTGGTCAACGCCCACGGCGCGGTCGACACCATCAATACCGGTGATCTGATCACCGTCGATGGAGATCGGGGCGTGGTCTACATTCGCGAGCGATCGTTCTGA
- a CDS encoding 5'-nucleotidase C-terminal domain-containing protein, which translates to MQFRCFMRLVVVCLLAFLYAPSAFAQAAPSDAPDPAASEETAEQPPAVATPSTESVEPADTTRTLSFFLLGNLDGRLVDIDCRREAPVDDKGLHYARQAALYNRLVTEAKTTAEKPIALNLGDSTFPGALARYLLTSAEGAVDFAATLDQIPYTAHALGDAELGMERAQLLNFIEGATPPKLPLQAANIMCNEEGGAEAICEAVGTGPNRKPWQVVERDGLKLGVVTAIDPDVTKSIAKERAAGLDFADPKEVLPKVIEKLEQQAGVDMVVVLYHMTGDASKDDAIELASTVRGIDVLFTNRLMHSPKNPEDTATNGHVVAPVTGTYIVGANTAHTSAVTVDLNLERAAEDEPWRAVSIDSRTRQTAPLEPDAQTAKMLRDLAGLYCEDWSKPINPRLALVHPFSDEDLKTFILNVMRFSTDAEVALVNEQTFVQTDVFPIEKELSLADIFTFVPYNNKLVTVEVPGSLLAELGKRLDGPLVAAGLTKKGDKVLVNGRPIQTGRSYRVATHAFLATGGDDILPQDKIEDLRVFDPAWSDEPPTIGTLVAEVVRTADLPDDAETVDQLDPEASFPDLYRKFLWTYTGAINASFNKVSVDNPVGADGEPSYDQSQLNVNSTTQINLEGNGEVKANSRNHGWENRLLVQYAQARVAPDPNGPLADDFEETKDLIRLRSTYQYAGFRANAGGEWYVPMPFAEMQLESEFSKPKERDWHKVELTGIGGAKFQLFEPLEIKLGANARRDINQPDGETTYGLNAGYTFNRTDLIDLLGKPIQFESELEYFYNDIGASNIQELRNTNRLYFAVIDQLFFTTTFQAFLYRTDEVGEFGSNTELTVGLNYLWDETVQSF; encoded by the coding sequence GTCGATATCGACTGCCGGCGCGAGGCGCCGGTTGATGACAAGGGGTTGCATTACGCGCGCCAGGCCGCGCTCTACAACCGACTCGTAACCGAGGCGAAGACGACCGCCGAGAAACCGATCGCGCTGAACCTGGGCGACTCGACCTTTCCCGGCGCGCTCGCCCGCTACTTGCTGACAAGCGCCGAGGGCGCGGTCGACTTCGCGGCCACGCTCGACCAAATCCCGTACACCGCCCACGCGCTGGGCGACGCCGAACTCGGCATGGAGCGCGCGCAGCTGCTCAACTTCATCGAGGGCGCCACGCCCCCCAAGCTGCCCCTGCAGGCGGCCAATATCATGTGTAACGAGGAGGGCGGCGCCGAGGCTATCTGCGAGGCGGTGGGCACCGGGCCGAATCGCAAGCCCTGGCAGGTCGTCGAACGCGACGGGTTGAAGCTGGGCGTCGTCACCGCCATCGACCCCGACGTGACCAAGTCCATTGCCAAGGAACGCGCCGCCGGCCTCGACTTCGCCGATCCCAAGGAGGTGCTGCCGAAGGTCATCGAGAAGCTCGAGCAGCAAGCCGGCGTCGACATGGTCGTGGTGCTGTACCACATGACCGGTGACGCCTCGAAAGACGACGCCATCGAACTCGCCTCGACGGTGCGAGGCATCGACGTGCTCTTCACCAATAGGTTGATGCACAGTCCCAAAAACCCCGAAGACACCGCCACCAACGGCCACGTGGTCGCACCGGTGACCGGCACCTACATCGTAGGCGCCAACACCGCCCACACCTCGGCGGTGACCGTCGATCTGAACCTCGAGCGCGCGGCCGAGGACGAGCCCTGGCGCGCGGTGAGCATCGACTCGCGCACCCGGCAAACCGCGCCCCTCGAGCCCGACGCGCAAACTGCGAAGATGCTTCGCGACCTCGCCGGGCTCTACTGCGAGGACTGGAGCAAGCCCATCAACCCGAGGCTCGCACTCGTCCACCCCTTTAGTGACGAGGACTTGAAGACGTTCATCCTCAACGTCATGCGCTTTTCAACCGACGCCGAAGTCGCCCTGGTCAACGAACAGACCTTCGTGCAGACGGATGTCTTCCCCATCGAAAAGGAGCTGTCGCTGGCGGATATCTTCACCTTCGTGCCCTACAACAACAAGTTGGTCACCGTGGAGGTGCCCGGCAGTCTGCTCGCCGAGCTCGGCAAGAGGCTCGACGGGCCGCTGGTCGCGGCGGGTTTGACGAAAAAGGGAGACAAGGTGCTGGTCAACGGCCGGCCCATCCAGACCGGGCGCTCGTATCGGGTGGCCACCCACGCCTTTTTGGCGACGGGCGGCGACGACATCCTGCCGCAGGATAAGATCGAGGACCTGCGTGTGTTCGATCCGGCCTGGTCCGATGAGCCGCCCACGATCGGCACCCTGGTCGCCGAAGTGGTGCGCACCGCCGACCTTCCCGACGACGCTGAGACGGTCGATCAGCTCGACCCAGAAGCGAGCTTTCCGGACCTGTATCGCAAGTTTTTGTGGACCTACACCGGCGCCATCAACGCCTCTTTCAATAAGGTCAGCGTCGACAATCCGGTGGGCGCCGACGGCGAGCCGTCGTACGACCAGTCGCAGCTCAACGTGAACTCGACCACCCAGATCAACTTGGAGGGGAACGGCGAGGTCAAGGCGAACAGCCGCAACCACGGCTGGGAGAATCGCCTGCTTGTCCAGTACGCCCAGGCGCGCGTGGCCCCCGACCCCAACGGCCCCCTGGCCGACGACTTCGAAGAGACCAAAGACCTGATCCGATTGCGCAGCACCTACCAGTACGCCGGCTTCCGCGCCAACGCCGGCGGCGAGTGGTACGTGCCGATGCCCTTCGCCGAAATGCAGCTCGAAAGTGAGTTCAGCAAGCCCAAGGAGCGCGACTGGCACAAAGTCGAGCTGACCGGCATCGGCGGCGCCAAATTCCAGCTCTTCGAGCCGCTCGAGATCAAGCTCGGCGCCAACGCCCGCCGCGACATCAACCAGCCCGACGGCGAGACGACCTACGGTCTGAACGCCGGCTACACCTTCAACCGCACCGACCTCATCGACCTGCTCGGCAAGCCGATTCAATTCGAGAGCGAGCTCGAGTACTTCTACAACGACATCGGCGCCAGCAATATCCAGGAGCTACGCAACACCAACCGGCTCTACTTCGCCGTGATCGACCAGCTCTTCTTCACCACCACCTTCCAGGCATTCCTGTACCGCACCGACGAAGTCGGCGAGTTCGGCTCGAACACCGAGCTGACGGTGGGCTTGAATTATCTGTGGGACGAGACGGTGCAGTCGTTCTAA